One genomic region from Spirulina subsalsa PCC 9445 encodes:
- a CDS encoding ABC transporter permease: protein MDWWRKLKKNSLARFGGTILIIFYAIVILADFVAPYHPVEHFQVDGSLLPPTQIFWRNPDTGAFIGPHVYPTTQGPTDLETGDRLLTVDFSQPSPLRLFVRGTPYKFLYFIPLDIHLFGTVGEGFINLLGTDEQGRDQFSRLIFGGRISLSIGLLGIAISFPLGMFVGGISGYFGGIVDSVLMRMVEVLMTIPTIYLLVALAAILPMSMSSAQRFVLIIVITSFVSWSGLARVVRGQVLSIKEREFVDAARVIGASSPLIIVRHILPQTATYIIISATLAVPGFIVAESVLSLIGLGIQQPDPSWGNLLSVATNASILVLQPWLVWSPAALVVLTVLAFNLLGDGLRDALDPRTLQKQVRQLPE from the coding sequence ATGGACTGGTGGCGGAAACTTAAAAAGAACTCTCTGGCGCGATTTGGCGGCACAATCCTGATTATTTTCTATGCCATTGTGATCTTGGCGGATTTTGTCGCTCCCTATCACCCTGTTGAGCATTTTCAGGTTGATGGTTCTCTGTTACCTCCCACCCAAATTTTTTGGCGCAATCCCGACACAGGCGCATTCATCGGCCCCCACGTTTACCCCACCACCCAGGGGCCGACGGATTTGGAAACAGGCGATCGCCTCCTCACGGTAGATTTTAGCCAACCCTCTCCCCTACGCCTCTTTGTCCGTGGCACTCCCTACAAGTTTTTGTATTTCATCCCCTTGGACATCCACCTCTTTGGCACTGTTGGCGAGGGATTTATTAATCTCTTGGGAACTGACGAACAAGGCCGGGATCAATTTAGTCGGTTAATCTTTGGTGGGAGAATTAGCCTCAGTATCGGTTTATTAGGCATTGCCATATCCTTCCCCCTTGGGATGTTCGTGGGGGGTATTTCGGGCTATTTTGGTGGCATTGTAGACAGTGTTTTGATGCGGATGGTAGAAGTTTTAATGACCATCCCCACCATTTACTTATTAGTGGCACTGGCGGCGATTTTACCCATGAGCATGAGTAGCGCCCAGCGTTTTGTATTAATTATTGTCATTACTTCTTTTGTTAGTTGGTCAGGATTAGCGCGGGTCGTTCGCGGTCAAGTTCTCTCCATTAAAGAACGGGAATTTGTGGATGCAGCGCGGGTGATTGGGGCAAGTTCTCCCTTAATTATTGTCCGCCATATCTTACCCCAAACCGCCACTTATATTATTATTTCAGCCACTTTGGCCGTACCCGGTTTTATTGTGGCGGAGTCGGTCTTAAGTTTGATTGGTTTAGGTATTCAACAACCGGATCCCTCCTGGGGAAATTTGCTTTCTGTGGCTACCAATGCCTCGATTTTAGTTCTACAACCTTGGTTAGTTTGGTCCCCTGCTGCTTTGGTGGTTTTAACGGTTTTAGCCTTTAATTTATTGGGGGATGGCCTCCGGGATGCCTTAGACCCGCGCACATTACAAAAGCAAGTGCGACAACTCCCAGAATAA
- a CDS encoding DUF4346 domain-containing protein, with amino-acid sequence MTEDLKTQLQGIDDQLSKRFIDLDPDGYFIIYIDPEAGLICADHYTNTISDKGLALDPETGEPIPVKGGIKRSPTRTFKGRTAKELGMEITEKTNPCPLSRLDHALYLGREFVRAELALIRGETYIQD; translated from the coding sequence ATGACAGAAGATTTAAAAACTCAATTGCAAGGCATTGATGATCAACTCTCTAAACGGTTTATTGACCTTGATCCCGACGGCTATTTTATTATCTATATTGACCCAGAAGCGGGTTTAATTTGTGCCGATCATTACACGAATACCATTAGTGACAAGGGGTTAGCACTTGACCCAGAAACAGGAGAACCTATTCCGGTGAAAGGGGGCATTAAACGGAGTCCAACCCGGACATTTAAAGGACGCACAGCCAAGGAATTAGGAATGGAAATCACTGAGAAAACTAACCCTTGCCCCTTGTCCCGTTTGGATCATGCGCTTTATTTAGGTCGAGAATTTGTGCGGGCGGAGTTGGCATTAATCCGGGGTGAAACTTACATCCAAGATTAG
- the tsaE gene encoding tRNA (adenosine(37)-N6)-threonylcarbamoyltransferase complex ATPase subunit type 1 TsaE: MENKIELPDCNLAALQAFARRLGETIPPATILLLSGDLGAGKTTFVQALGEGLGIKEPILSPTFTLINEYVEGRLPLYHIDLYRLQPEDVESLALETYWDGIEVEAGITAIEWAERLSEFPPNYWSITLYSTPQNTRRLVFEKVGDFGIDN, encoded by the coding sequence GTGGAGAATAAAATTGAGCTACCAGACTGCAATTTAGCCGCATTACAGGCTTTTGCCCGTCGTTTGGGGGAAACCATCCCCCCCGCTACGATTCTCCTGTTATCGGGGGATTTAGGAGCCGGAAAAACCACATTTGTTCAGGCCTTGGGGGAAGGTTTGGGCATAAAAGAACCCATTTTAAGCCCGACTTTTACCCTGATTAATGAGTATGTCGAGGGGCGTTTACCGTTGTATCATATTGATTTGTACCGTTTACAGCCCGAAGATGTAGAATCTTTAGCCCTAGAAACCTATTGGGATGGTATCGAAGTAGAAGCGGGGATTACGGCCATTGAGTGGGCCGAACGTTTGTCAGAGTTCCCCCCCAATTATTGGTCAATTACTCTATATTCCACGCCCCAAAATACCCGTCGCTTGGTATTCGAGAAAGTAGGGGACTTTGGAATTGATAACTGA
- the ruvC gene encoding crossover junction endodeoxyribonuclease RuvC, which yields MALSTSPSEQTILGIDPGLAQLGFGSIHCRNVPLTSVSAQSDQKPVQLLDFGVIETPKKTPIGQRLATIYDDLHTLLTEIQPDLVAIEKFFFYRMSNTILVAQARGVVLLVLAQHDVPYVEFTPAQVKQALTGYGNADKREVQAAVARELELEQYPKPDDAADALAVALTAWFSGT from the coding sequence ATGGCATTGTCTACATCCCCTTCAGAACAAACAATTTTAGGCATTGACCCCGGTTTAGCCCAGTTAGGTTTTGGGTCGATTCACTGTCGGAATGTTCCGCTCACTTCTGTTTCCGCCCAATCTGACCAGAAACCCGTACAATTATTAGATTTTGGAGTCATAGAAACGCCGAAAAAAACCCCCATCGGTCAACGTCTGGCCACCATCTACGATGATCTACACACCCTGTTAACGGAAATTCAACCGGATTTAGTGGCCATTGAAAAATTCTTTTTTTATCGCATGAGCAACACCATCCTCGTCGCCCAGGCCCGAGGGGTTGTATTATTGGTTCTCGCCCAACATGATGTTCCCTATGTGGAGTTTACCCCAGCCCAAGTCAAGCAAGCCCTCACGGGATATGGCAACGCGGACAAGCGGGAAGTACAGGCGGCCGTAGCGCGGGAGTTAGAGTTAGAACAGTATCCGAAACCTGATGATGCGGCTGATGCTTTAGCGGTAGCGTTAACTGCTTGGTTTTCTGGCACTTAA
- a CDS encoding gluconeogenesis factor YvcK family protein, whose amino-acid sequence MSIGLIEQALRSLRLEKIHLAAVSRRTPKEMNHWFKWLAPGILIKRWLLISVTGFVLTVLGIAIWVGLTPIYRLMWFFSEILELIARILPSYISGPVAVVLGVFLLLWGQTRSFGTITEVLNPGSEQRLIDALMTRRRLNRGPRIVAIGGGTGLSTLLRGLKEYSANITAIVTVADDGGSSGRLRREIGVLPPGDIRNCVAALADEEKLLTELFQYRFNAGDGLSGHSFGNLFLTAMSEITGDLEQAIAASSKVLAVRGRVLPATLSDVRLWAKMADGRWVEGESKIPQAGGKIVEIGCTPEHPPALPAAIRAIEEADFIIMGPGSLYTSVIPNLLVPEIRAAIAKTKVPRIYVCNIMTQPGETDSYTVADHIRAIDRVCGKRLFDAVIVHRRTPSAHTLIRYAQENSHPVFLDREEVGHLGRRIVAANIMDEDGETGYVRHDHQRLAKVLIRWYGRTHGIKFADDTLTVEG is encoded by the coding sequence ATGTCCATTGGTCTAATCGAACAAGCATTACGCAGTCTCAGACTGGAAAAAATCCATTTGGCGGCAGTGAGTCGGCGCACTCCCAAGGAAATGAACCACTGGTTTAAATGGCTGGCTCCTGGGATTCTCATTAAACGTTGGCTGTTGATTAGTGTCACCGGGTTTGTCCTGACGGTTTTGGGGATTGCTATTTGGGTGGGACTCACGCCGATTTACCGCCTGATGTGGTTTTTCTCGGAAATTTTGGAGTTAATCGCCCGCATTTTGCCCAGTTATATTTCTGGGCCGGTGGCGGTGGTGTTGGGGGTTTTTTTGCTGTTGTGGGGACAAACGCGCAGTTTCGGCACGATTACGGAAGTGTTGAATCCGGGGAGTGAACAACGCTTGATTGATGCTTTAATGACTCGTCGTCGTCTCAATCGAGGGCCGCGCATTGTGGCCATTGGGGGGGGGACGGGTTTATCTACCCTGTTGCGGGGTTTGAAGGAGTATAGCGCCAATATTACGGCCATTGTAACGGTGGCTGATGATGGGGGGTCTTCGGGACGTTTACGGCGGGAAATTGGGGTGTTGCCGCCGGGGGATATTCGCAATTGTGTGGCGGCCTTGGCGGATGAGGAAAAGTTATTAACGGAGTTGTTTCAATATCGCTTTAATGCGGGGGATGGATTATCGGGTCATAGTTTCGGTAATTTGTTCTTGACGGCTATGAGTGAGATTACGGGGGATTTGGAACAGGCGATCGCGGCCAGTTCAAAAGTCTTGGCGGTGCGCGGCCGGGTCTTGCCTGCGACCCTTTCCGATGTGCGACTTTGGGCGAAAATGGCCGATGGTCGTTGGGTGGAAGGGGAGTCAAAAATTCCCCAAGCGGGGGGCAAAATTGTAGAGATTGGCTGTACCCCAGAACATCCCCCGGCCTTACCTGCGGCCATTCGGGCGATTGAGGAGGCGGATTTTATTATTATGGGGCCCGGAAGTCTCTACACCAGTGTAATTCCCAATTTGCTGGTTCCCGAAATTCGAGCGGCGATCGCTAAAACCAAAGTTCCTCGCATTTATGTTTGTAATATCATGACCCAACCGGGAGAAACCGATAGTTATACTGTCGCCGACCATATTCGCGCCATTGACCGCGTTTGTGGCAAACGGTTATTTGATGCGGTCATCGTCCACCGTCGCACCCCCTCCGCCCACACCCTGATCCGCTATGCTCAAGAAAATTCCCATCCGGTATTCTTAGATCGGGAGGAAGTCGGCCATTTAGGGCGGCGCATTGTGGCCGCGAATATCATGGATGAAGATGGAGAAACAGGCTATGTGCGCCATGATCATCAACGATTAGCTAAGGTTCTAATCCGTTGGTATGGTCGCACCCACGGCATTAAATTTGCTGATGATACGTTAACTGTAGAGGGGTGA
- a CDS encoding ABC transporter ATP-binding protein — MTSPPDLEIVNLTKRFGPLLALDQVSLRIKPGTFHALLGENGAGKSTLVKCVMGYYHPDRGDIVINGKSRTIQSPRVAHQYGVGMVYQHFTSIPAMTVAENLVLARYGGSTWIHWPREYEVLGAFLETTPFRVPLDVPVSQLAAGEKQKLEILKQLYLQSRLLILDEPTSVLTPQEADEVLGLLHQAVERGELSVLLITHKFREVMAFAEEVTVLRRGAVAGQGKVADLGMADLAAMMLGEAKPPKTLDKTPGVEGETILELQDLHALKDNGLEAVRGVSLRVGRGEIVAIAGVSGNGQKELVEVLAGQRSPTRGEVKIQGKVYHATRREMLNYGVVALPEEPLRNACVPHLSVAENMALRTFDRPPQTRWGVWLILKAIRERAERLIERFRVKTPSPETPIEQLSGGNIQRAVLARELSSPQIQLLIAANPCFGLDFAAVDYIHEQIVAARNRGVGVLLVSEDLDELLSLGDRILVISEGRLVYESPIAEADLLPIGQAMAGHH, encoded by the coding sequence ATGACTTCTCCCCCTGACCTAGAAATTGTCAATTTAACCAAACGCTTTGGCCCGTTGCTGGCTTTAGATCAAGTCTCTCTGCGGATTAAACCGGGGACGTTTCACGCCTTGCTTGGGGAGAATGGGGCGGGCAAGAGTACGCTGGTGAAGTGTGTTATGGGCTACTATCATCCTGACCGAGGGGATATTGTGATTAATGGCAAATCCCGCACCATTCAGTCCCCCCGAGTTGCCCATCAGTATGGGGTGGGAATGGTCTATCAACATTTCACCTCGATTCCGGCTATGACGGTGGCGGAAAATTTGGTTCTAGCTCGCTATGGGGGGTCAACTTGGATTCATTGGCCTCGGGAGTATGAGGTGCTGGGGGCGTTTTTGGAGACTACGCCCTTTCGCGTGCCGTTAGATGTGCCTGTGAGCCAGTTGGCGGCGGGAGAGAAGCAAAAGTTAGAGATTCTCAAGCAACTGTATTTACAAAGCCGTTTGCTGATTTTAGATGAACCGACCTCGGTTTTGACTCCCCAAGAGGCGGATGAGGTGTTAGGGTTGCTCCATCAAGCGGTTGAACGGGGGGAGTTGAGTGTTCTACTGATTACTCATAAGTTCCGGGAGGTGATGGCGTTTGCTGAGGAGGTGACGGTGTTGCGCCGGGGAGCGGTGGCAGGTCAGGGGAAGGTGGCGGATTTGGGGATGGCGGATTTGGCGGCGATGATGTTGGGGGAGGCGAAACCGCCTAAAACGTTAGATAAAACCCCTGGGGTGGAGGGGGAGACGATTTTAGAACTTCAAGACCTCCACGCTTTGAAGGATAACGGGTTAGAGGCTGTGCGGGGGGTGAGTTTAAGGGTGGGACGGGGGGAAATTGTGGCGATCGCCGGAGTTTCGGGCAATGGACAAAAGGAACTGGTGGAAGTCTTGGCGGGTCAACGTTCTCCCACGAGGGGAGAGGTGAAAATTCAGGGCAAGGTCTACCATGCCACAAGGCGGGAAATGTTGAACTATGGGGTGGTGGCTTTGCCGGAAGAACCCCTGCGCAATGCCTGTGTTCCCCATCTCTCGGTGGCGGAAAATATGGCGCTGCGGACTTTTGACCGTCCGCCCCAAACTCGTTGGGGGGTGTGGTTAATCCTCAAAGCGATACGGGAGAGGGCAGAACGTTTGATCGAACGCTTTAGGGTCAAAACCCCTTCCCCAGAAACCCCCATTGAGCAGTTATCGGGGGGAAATATTCAACGGGCGGTTTTAGCGCGAGAATTATCCTCGCCTCAAATTCAACTGCTGATTGCGGCGAATCCCTGTTTTGGTTTAGATTTTGCTGCGGTAGACTATATTCACGAACAAATTGTAGCGGCACGAAATCGGGGGGTGGGAGTTCTGTTAGTGAGTGAAGATTTAGATGAGTTATTAAGCTTAGGCGATCGCATTTTGGTGATCAGTGAAGGCCGTTTAGTTTATGAAAGTCCCATTGCAGAGGCGGATCTTCTGCCTATCGGTCAAGCGATGGCCGGACATCATTAG
- the leuS gene encoding leucine--tRNA ligase, producing MESRYNPSAIESKWQEKWLEMGLDRTQENPKQPKFYALSMFPYPSGNLHMGHVRNYTITDVIARLKRMQGHRVLHPMGWDAFGLPAENAAIDRGIPPAQWTYQNIAHMKGQLQRLGLSLDWEREVTTCSPDYYRWTQWLFLQFYEAGLAYQKEAAVNWDPIDQTVLANEQVDSEGRSWRSGAKVERKLLRQWFLKITDYAEQLLQDLEQLDGWPERVKLMQANWIGKSVGAYLEFPIVGLEEKIAVFTTRPDTVYGVSYVVLAPEHPLTPKVTTQGQKQAVEQFIQEVSQESELERTAEDKPKRGIFTGGKALNPFNGQEVPILIADYVLYEYGTGAVMGVPAHDVRDFAFATKYDLPITTVIIPEGGDASEALTTAYTDPGIMVNSGPFDGTPSGEGKTKVIEYAEQQGYGKARIQYRLRDWLISRQRYWGCPIPVIHCPDCGIVPVPDEELPVTLPDNVEFTGRGASPLSQLADWVNVKCPTCGGDAKRETDTMDTFIDSSWYFLRYTDAKNEQDVFTPEKVNDWMPVDQYVGGIEHAILHLLYSRFFTKVLRDRGLLSFDEPFKRLLTQGMVQAMTYKNPETGKYVVPGQVTVVETINPETGKAETVYYEKGTETQLSVFFEKMSKSKYNGIDPAEVLSKYGADTARMFILFKAPPEKDLEWDDADVEGQFRFLNRVWRLVDEFVNQPSSAKKKQKTGQLTKGEKDVRRAIHRAIKEVSEDLEGDYQFNTAVSELMKLSNALNDADCKDSPIYREGIEALVLLLAPFAPHIVEELWERLGGKGSVHQQAWLRYDPDALVVDEIDLVIQVMGKKRDVIQVPASATRAELEELARSSEKIQGYLVGKEIRKVIVVPGKLINFVVG from the coding sequence GTGGAGTCCCGATATAACCCATCTGCAATTGAGTCCAAATGGCAAGAGAAATGGCTAGAAATGGGGTTAGACCGAACCCAAGAAAACCCCAAACAGCCTAAATTTTATGCCCTATCCATGTTTCCCTACCCCTCCGGGAACCTACATATGGGTCACGTCCGCAACTATACCATCACCGACGTAATCGCCCGTCTCAAGCGGATGCAAGGCCACCGAGTTCTCCACCCCATGGGCTGGGATGCCTTTGGACTACCCGCCGAAAACGCCGCCATTGACCGAGGTATCCCCCCCGCCCAGTGGACCTATCAGAACATCGCCCACATGAAAGGGCAACTCCAACGTCTCGGCCTCTCCCTCGACTGGGAACGGGAAGTCACCACCTGTTCCCCCGATTATTACCGTTGGACCCAGTGGCTCTTTCTCCAATTCTACGAAGCCGGATTAGCCTATCAGAAAGAAGCGGCCGTGAATTGGGACCCCATTGATCAAACCGTCCTCGCCAACGAACAAGTCGATAGTGAAGGACGTTCTTGGCGTTCTGGGGCGAAAGTGGAGCGGAAACTGTTGCGCCAGTGGTTCCTGAAAATCACCGACTACGCCGAGCAGTTATTACAAGATTTAGAGCAACTCGACGGCTGGCCCGAGCGGGTGAAACTCATGCAGGCCAACTGGATTGGTAAATCCGTTGGGGCCTATTTAGAATTCCCCATTGTGGGCTTAGAGGAAAAAATCGCCGTCTTCACCACTCGCCCAGACACCGTTTATGGCGTGTCCTACGTCGTATTAGCCCCCGAACATCCTTTAACCCCCAAAGTCACCACCCAAGGGCAAAAACAGGCTGTAGAGCAGTTTATTCAAGAAGTCTCCCAAGAAAGCGAACTAGAACGCACGGCAGAAGATAAACCCAAGCGGGGTATTTTCACCGGAGGAAAAGCCCTTAATCCCTTCAACGGGCAAGAAGTCCCCATTTTAATCGCCGATTATGTTTTATACGAATACGGCACCGGAGCCGTGATGGGGGTACCTGCCCATGATGTGCGGGATTTCGCCTTTGCCACCAAGTACGACCTCCCCATTACAACGGTGATTATACCGGAAGGGGGAGATGCCAGTGAAGCCTTAACGACCGCCTATACTGACCCCGGAATCATGGTCAACTCCGGCCCCTTTGACGGCACTCCTTCGGGTGAGGGCAAAACAAAAGTCATTGAATACGCCGAACAACAAGGCTATGGCAAAGCCCGCATTCAGTACCGCTTGCGGGATTGGCTGATTTCTCGCCAACGCTATTGGGGCTGTCCCATTCCGGTGATTCACTGCCCCGACTGTGGCATTGTCCCGGTGCCGGATGAGGAATTACCTGTCACCCTACCCGATAATGTGGAATTTACCGGACGGGGGGCTTCTCCTTTAAGTCAGTTAGCCGACTGGGTAAATGTGAAATGTCCCACCTGTGGGGGAGATGCCAAACGGGAAACCGATACCATGGACACTTTTATTGATTCCTCTTGGTATTTCTTGCGCTATACGGACGCGAAAAATGAGCAGGATGTATTCACACCAGAAAAGGTGAATGATTGGATGCCTGTGGATCAATATGTGGGGGGAATTGAACACGCCATTCTCCATTTATTGTACTCACGCTTTTTTACCAAGGTGTTACGAGATCGGGGGTTATTAAGCTTTGATGAACCCTTTAAGCGCTTATTAACTCAAGGCATGGTGCAGGCCATGACTTATAAAAATCCTGAAACAGGAAAATATGTTGTTCCGGGTCAAGTGACGGTGGTAGAAACGATTAATCCTGAGACGGGAAAAGCGGAAACGGTTTATTATGAAAAGGGGACAGAAACTCAGTTATCGGTCTTCTTTGAAAAGATGTCAAAATCTAAATATAATGGCATCGATCCGGCAGAAGTTTTGAGTAAATATGGGGCGGATACAGCCCGGATGTTTATTCTGTTTAAAGCACCCCCAGAGAAGGATTTAGAATGGGATGATGCTGATGTTGAGGGACAATTCCGCTTTTTAAATCGGGTATGGCGTTTGGTGGATGAGTTTGTTAATCAGCCGAGTTCTGCGAAGAAGAAACAGAAAACCGGACAACTCACGAAGGGGGAAAAGGATGTCCGTCGAGCGATTCATAGGGCGATTAAGGAAGTCTCCGAGGATTTGGAGGGAGACTATCAATTTAATACGGCTGTTTCTGAGTTGATGAAGCTGAGTAATGCGTTAAATGATGCCGATTGTAAGGACTCTCCAATTTATCGAGAAGGGATTGAGGCGTTGGTGTTGTTATTAGCGCCCTTTGCGCCCCATATTGTGGAGGAATTATGGGAGCGTTTGGGGGGTAAAGGTTCTGTTCATCAACAGGCTTGGTTACGGTATGATCCCGATGCGTTGGTGGTGGATGAGATTGATTTAGTAATCCAAGTGATGGGCAAAAAACGGGATGTGATTCAAGTTCCGGCCAGTGCGACTAGGGCGGAATTAGAAGAATTAGCCCGGTCTTCGGAGAAAATTCAAGGCTATTTAGTCGGGAAGGAAATCCGTAAGGTGATTGTGGTGCCGGGTAAGTTGATTAATTTTGTTGTAGGGTAG
- a CDS encoding vWA domain-containing protein, with translation MKVGLQPLLNDSNLDANQSSSQRQLSVSVSAVSDEGDRGLPLNLCLVLDHSGSMNGTPLKTVKEAALQLVDKLTPRDRISVVAFDHRAKVIIPNQPVNDVESVKKRISKLEADGGTAIDEGLKLGIEEIAKGKQDTSSQIFLLTDGENEHGDNGRCLKLAGLASSYNITLNTLGFGSHWNQDVLENISDTAGGTLSYIEFPEQAVDEFGRLFTRVQSVGLTNAYLLLELAPNVRLAELKPLAQVAPDTIELPVQKEQDLYIVRLGDLMKEERVILANLYLNQFPPGQQWVVSTQVRYDDPALGQGNLLSEKVPVYANVQAVYQPANNEKVQKEILALAKYRQTQIAETKLQQGDKVGAATMLQTAAKTALQLGDQSAATVLQKSATRLQSGEELSEADRKKTRIVSKTILQE, from the coding sequence ATGAAAGTTGGACTCCAACCCCTCCTAAACGATAGCAACCTTGACGCGAATCAATCCAGTAGCCAGCGTCAACTGTCGGTTTCCGTGTCGGCGGTTTCCGATGAAGGCGATCGCGGACTTCCCCTCAATCTCTGTTTAGTGCTGGATCATAGTGGCTCTATGAACGGTACACCGCTAAAAACCGTCAAAGAGGCCGCCTTGCAACTGGTGGATAAATTAACCCCTCGCGATCGCATCTCCGTTGTCGCCTTTGATCATCGCGCCAAGGTGATCATCCCCAATCAACCCGTCAATGATGTAGAAAGTGTTAAAAAACGGATTAGTAAATTAGAAGCTGATGGAGGAACCGCCATTGATGAAGGCCTAAAATTGGGCATTGAAGAAATTGCCAAAGGAAAACAAGACACATCGAGTCAAATTTTTCTCTTGACAGATGGAGAAAACGAACACGGAGACAATGGGCGCTGCTTAAAATTAGCAGGTTTAGCCTCCAGTTATAACATTACCTTGAATACCTTGGGATTTGGTTCTCATTGGAATCAGGACGTTTTAGAAAATATCTCCGACACGGCCGGAGGAACTTTATCTTATATTGAATTTCCCGAACAGGCTGTTGATGAATTTGGACGACTATTTACCCGAGTGCAATCCGTCGGCTTAACCAATGCTTATTTACTGTTAGAATTAGCCCCCAATGTGCGTTTAGCCGAACTCAAACCCTTAGCCCAAGTTGCCCCAGATACCATTGAATTACCTGTGCAGAAAGAGCAGGATTTATATATTGTCCGTTTGGGCGATTTAATGAAAGAAGAACGGGTTATTTTGGCCAATTTGTATTTAAATCAATTTCCGCCCGGTCAGCAATGGGTGGTAAGTACCCAAGTTCGCTATGATGATCCGGCCTTGGGACAGGGTAATTTATTGTCGGAAAAAGTGCCAGTTTATGCCAATGTGCAAGCGGTTTATCAACCTGCAAATAACGAGAAAGTCCAGAAAGAAATTCTGGCTTTAGCCAAGTACCGACAGACCCAAATTGCTGAGACAAAACTCCAGCAAGGGGACAAAGTGGGGGCGGCCACCATGTTACAAACGGCGGCAAAAACAGCGTTGCAATTAGGGGATCAAAGTGCGGCGACAGTCTTACAAAAAAGTGCTACTCGGTTACAATCCGGTGAGGAGTTATCCGAGGCCGACCGGAAGAAAACCCGCATTGTCTCTAAGACTATTTTACAGGAATAA
- a CDS encoding J domain-containing protein: MPESNPYKVLGLPPHASQGDIKRAYRRLVKQYHPDSQHEQANHEKIVELNAAYEVLGDPQQRSVYDQQVYEQQRMGSQYRRQKRSQASQEEYQTTQESGRDRDVHFVRWFQGVYQPVNRLISQILNPLEAEIDQLAADPFDDELMSLFQNYLSNCRQDLNQAQSLFASQPNPAKVAGVAANLYYCLNHISDALEELEWFTLNYDDHYLATGKELFRRAGRLREDAQYSVSRFS, encoded by the coding sequence ATGCCAGAGTCTAATCCGTATAAGGTACTTGGTCTTCCTCCCCACGCGAGCCAGGGGGACATTAAGCGTGCGTATCGCCGTTTGGTCAAACAATATCACCCCGATAGTCAACATGAACAGGCGAATCATGAGAAGATTGTCGAGTTAAATGCGGCCTATGAAGTATTGGGGGATCCTCAACAGCGCTCAGTATATGACCAACAGGTTTATGAGCAACAACGGATGGGGAGTCAATATCGACGACAAAAGCGCAGTCAAGCATCCCAGGAGGAATATCAGACCACCCAAGAATCCGGACGCGATCGCGATGTGCATTTTGTCCGTTGGTTTCAGGGAGTCTATCAACCCGTTAACCGACTCATTAGCCAGATTTTGAACCCCCTAGAGGCCGAAATTGACCAATTGGCCGCCGATCCCTTCGATGATGAATTAATGAGTCTGTTTCAAAATTATCTCTCCAACTGTCGTCAGGACTTAAATCAAGCCCAGTCTTTATTTGCCTCTCAACCTAATCCGGCTAAGGTGGCCGGAGTGGCGGCGAATTTATACTACTGTCTCAATCATATTAGTGACGCTTTAGAAGAATTAGAATGGTTTACCTTAAACTACGATGACCATTACTTAGCCACCGGAAAAGAACTATTCCGTCGAGCGGGACGACTGCGCGAAGACGCTCAATATTCTGTGTCCCGTTTTTCGTGA
- a CDS encoding cysteine hydrolase family protein codes for MVFILAQPYPYPLPKPGQFALVIIDMQRDFLEKGGFGESLGNEVNTLRQIVPTLQRLLEQFRQKQWPIIYTLESHAPDLSDCPPSKLMRGEGLLKIGDEGPMGRILIKGEPGNAIIPELTPERGEFIIPKPGKGAFYNTPLEEILRAQGITHLIVTGVTTEVCVQSTMREANDRGYECLLVEDATASYFPEFKQATLAMISAQGGIVGWTATANQVLNALDGIQ; via the coding sequence ATGGTTTTTATTCTCGCTCAACCCTATCCCTATCCGCTCCCGAAACCCGGTCAGTTTGCCTTAGTCATCATTGATATGCAACGAGATTTTCTAGAGAAAGGAGGTTTCGGAGAATCCCTAGGCAATGAAGTGAACACCCTACGGCAAATTGTCCCCACGCTTCAGCGTCTGTTAGAGCAGTTTCGCCAAAAACAATGGCCGATTATTTATACTCTAGAATCCCATGCTCCCGACCTCTCGGACTGTCCCCCTAGTAAGTTGATGCGGGGGGAAGGCCTGTTAAAGATTGGCGACGAGGGGCCAATGGGTCGGATTTTGATTAAGGGAGAACCGGGTAATGCTATTATCCCGGAATTGACCCCTGAACGGGGGGAATTCATCATCCCGAAACCCGGAAAAGGGGCGTTTTATAATACCCCTCTAGAGGAGATTTTACGCGCCCAAGGCATCACCCATTTAATTGTAACGGGGGTGACGACTGAGGTCTGTGTTCAAAGTACCATGCGGGAAGCCAATGATCGGGGCTATGAATGTTTGTTGGTGGAAGATGCCACGGCCAGTTACTTCCCGGAGTTTAAACAGGCGACTTTAGCCATGATTTCGGCGCAGGGGGGAATTGTGGGTTGGACAGCAACAGCCAATCAAGTGTTAAATGCGTTAGACGGGATTCAGTGA